TCTGCTAGCTCTAACCTCAGAGTGTGTCTGTTGCCACCGGAAGCAGCATCCACGGCGCTCATACAGCTGCACAGACGTGAAGATGCACCGGGCTGCGTCGTGGAAGCGTGCCCCGAGAGGTTGGTGGCCGCAGGTGACTTGCTGCGTGATATAGTCATGTTTTAGCTTAAACTTTTAAGTAagccatatatatatgaacaatgCAACTAAATAGTCTTCATTACAAATTCGTAGTAGACCATGCCAACAAGTTTCAACATTCCATCAATAAAGATCCAGACTAATTTCAGCAATAAGCTTATATGCACACATGctgtttttttatctatttattttagttttttatttattttgcaaaACAGGGTGGAACGGTGGTAAGATGTCTAAGGCAAACTTGGTGAAGCAAAAGTGGTTTTGTACCATGCTTTCCACAAGGAATCCATTGACCACAGCGCATGGAAGTTTAAGCCATTTTGACATTGGTTGACATTCACGCATAACCAAATGCAAGGAAAAATTTGGACCTGTGGATTAACCTAACAGAAGGCGCAGCAAACAGAAAATAACGGGGCCAAAAGGCATGACTCGTTACACTATCAGAACTTCCATGGTATACCAGCTTAACATGTCCCAGCATGAGCTCTCTCTTATTATGTTATTCAGCACTATAAATTAATTGATCCAGTCATCGAGAATTCGTATAGGCATCAGGACATGTATGGTTTGGGAGCAACAACAGGGAGATGCATTTTATGGTTTCTGTGGAGTAGCGGGGAGGAAATAAAGAAATATTGGTTTGGGAGAAATAGCggttagaaaataaaaagataagaTATTTGAGTAAACCAATTTATACTCTCACATATTTGCTATGTTAAGAGATGTGGAGGAGAACGCTGGTGATGATATAGTAAGAGTTTTACATGTGAAAATTAGAATTTGGCTGGTATTGATACAGTAAGAGTTTTAcatgtgaaaaataaaatttgtttcAGCTGGTACTACTCTCAAGATTGAGAGGTGTGGAAgttcatatattatatattagaaAGATCAGGAAATATATGTATAGGTGGTTACTTCTTTTCTTACATAATTTGATTTTCTGTATTCTTCCAAAAtcgaaaacaaatatatatgcatatatagacctataataaaatgaatatgaAACGGTAATATAATGGAAATGAATTTTATGGCCCACCAGTTCCAAACATGATAAAGTGATCTCCGAGATGTCAGTGGCCACAAGTGATTTCTCCGTGATAGTCATCTTTCAGCTTAAACTTTTAAGTACACTAGACGAACAATGCAAATTTTAAATGACTAAATGAGTAATATTCGTTACACGTTCGTTGGAGAGCATACCAACAAGTCTCGAGATGACATATCAACAAAAACATGCCGAGTAGTTTCACCAATATGTACACATGCAGTGGTAGTCTTTTCAATCTTCCCCCTACAAATTAATTTCGTAAGAAAAAACTCTCCACAAGTCTATTTTCTTTTCAACTCTCCCCCATGTCTAGTTTTTAGTCATTTTCGTCGTGCTCCTTAGCGATTTTTCACATTCTATAGACCTCCAGCATGGTGGGGGAAATTGCACCTATGTTCTCTCTTATTGGACATGAGATTTAATACACCTTATCTAACATTATGTGGTAATCATCGTGTTTTATCGCTGTATATTAGATGAAATTAAAGCATAGAAAATCGAAAGCAAAAAGGAATAGTATCTTTGGTGGCAAGGGACAACTTACCTTAACCACAATGAAGGCCCACAGGGCACGAGAAAATGCCAAAACTAGATAGAGGTGGAAAGTTGAAAGAGAAAATGAACTTGTGGGAGTGTTACGTATTGCGGTGAGAAGGGGATTGGAAAGACCACTGACTTGTTGGGGTTATTTGGATTCTTcctgttttatttgtttgttgttGCTTGCAGAGCAATACTTCCTCTAGTTCTATAATTTTTGATGTTTTGGATATGGTTGAAGTCAAACTTTATAACTTTGATTatcaataatttttaaaatatttagtttaaaggtatcagaacaacatatatagattcgTCTTAcaaagtactataataaaaataaaaaatatatttatttattgtatatattatagtaGAAAGCAAATAGtcaaaagatatattttggTGACCGTATCATTGTTCAAAATATCAAGAATTATAGAATTGAaaatagtagtagtaataaGATAGATAGCAAAGCAAACTTAGGTGAAGCAAAAGTGGTTTGGTACCATGCCTTCCACAAGGAAGCCATTGACCACAGCGCATGGGAGTTTAAAGCCATTTTGACATTGGTTGACATCCTCTGACGCATAACCAAATGCAAGCAACAATTTGGGCCTGTGGATTAAGCTAAGCCGAATGCAAGCAACACAGCATACCGGCGACTTCAGCAACGCCCGCAAACGCCGCATCAGCTTCCaaattatttaatttaatttgcaaCGGCAAACGTTTCCCAATACGAAAATAATTAACACGACCATGCGGTTCTTCTAAAAAATAATGCGGTTTTTTTCGATATGGATGGACACTGACAGAGAGATGTTGCATTCGGAACGATAGAATTGCTGCAAGCTGAACAgttaatttgatttgatttgatttgattttgatgAGAAGATGAGTAGTAGATGCATGGCAAGGTTGCTCACCCCGGTGATCTTGACGAGCTCGCCGATGGGCATGTCGCTCTGGTCGAACACCGTGTCGGGCAGCCGCCGGAAGAACCtctccgcctcggcgtcgcgccGGCGCACGTTCCACGCGaacgccgccgcgacggcggccaccgcgccgcccgccgccgagaGCACCTCCCACCGGTGCCACGCCACGAGGAAGAACGCCCCGGCGCCGAGCCCCGCCGTGGCGGCCACGCTCGCCGCCACGTAGCACGCGACCGACACGCCCAGCctcgcccgcccgcgcgccgcctccggcgccgccgcggcctcctcccgcctccgGCTCGACTTCCTCCACGACCCCGCCGGCGACTGCTgcgtctgcggcggcggcggcggcggcgacggcccgaCGAGCAGCCCCGAGTGCGAGAGCTGCGACAGCGGgccggacgccggcgacggcagcaaCGGCAGGGGCCTCGGCAGCggccccgagctccgccgcgacgacgccggcgacaccCCCGCGCCGCCGATGTCGAACATCCGCCCCAGCTCCCCCGACCTCGACACGTCCCCGCCGGTGTACGGCGGCGTCGCCACCGACCCCGACGACAGCTGCCGCCGCTCCTTCCCCCTGTCCGGCGCCGGCCCGGACACGTACATCCCACTCCCAATCTTGTGCATCGCCGATCCCAACACGATCAAGAattcaagaagaagaagaagaagaagaggaatcgTAAGCAGcagcgagaggaagaagacgaagcAGAGGAAGAGGAGTAGTGCTGCTTTAGCTCGCAACGTGATGTCGTGATCAACTTATCAAGAACAGAGTAGGATGCACTGCACTGTTTAGTGTTAATCGAAGTTTATTCTGCGCGTTTGTTTGCTTAATCCCGAATTAATTCGAGGCCGGCTTGACTGGAAACGATCACTAATACAAAAAATTACAAACTATTTAAATGTATTTAGTACAAAGATTAGCTTGAGGTTTTAGTGGCTTTCTCTGCACTTGATTAGGGGAAGCGTGCAGCTAATCGGGTCGTGGCAGAGTAATACCGACGGAAGTGGCGGTAACTCTGAGGAGGCCACTGCTTCCCGCGCTTTTCGCCGGGCCATACGTGTACGTGGCACGATACGTAAAAGGGAAGGCACTATacgtttaaatttaaattcaaaaatCTCGGCTTTAGTCGCCGTCATGTGGGGGCCCTATAGGTATCGATGCTTTTCCTCTTCGAGCATTTGCCGGCACAAAGAACTCAAATTCTTCTCTAACCTTTGACGTCCCATCTGATCTCGGATTATTAAACAAAATAACTAATCCAACTCGATATAGTACCAAACAACACTATATTTAGGTGAATTTTTTTCCTTACCATTATCAGTTTAATTATCACGTGTTTCTCTGATTAATACTAGTTGCTTGTGGAGTGTTTGAGTTGCAGGtacaatttgaaaaaaatatataaaactaatcACGGTTTCAATGAACCCCGTGACGATATTGGGTCGGCTTCTCGATTTCCATGGGACAGCGATTTGTAAGCACTCGCACAATCTCACGCATTTAAATTAAATCGAAGTACTACTACTCACATATTCGGCACAAGTGGAGTACACACGGGATAATGACACCATTAGCAGCAAAGAGGATAATTAACCGGGAGTGATTAAATTAGCAGGCACGGGGATAATGATCGCGTCGGGGCGACGTGGCGCCGCCAGGTAAGCCCGCGGAGTGACACGTGGCAGGCTCCCCCGCCGTCCGAGTTGGCCACGCGGAGGGGGGAAGCGGCTGCCGACACACCGAGCTGGTGGGGGAGATGGGGAGGATACGTGGACGTCAGGGATGGGTCGGGAGGGCGTGATGGACGGCTGGGATTTGATGGGGTGTGGGTGCGGGACCCACCGGGGGTGTGGGATGTGGTGGGCCCGGGGCAAATGGGAATGTGAGCCTTGTGACGGCCTCGTGACGTGTCGTCGTTTTCGGGAGTCACAGGTGACCTGAAGGGGAAGTGGGGCCCGCTTTTTTGGTTCGTGCTGCCGCGAAGCCGACTGTCAAAAGCGAGATTAGCGAACAATGACGTCTGGATAAAGGAGATTAGTGACAGTGGCTCAGGTGCAGATAACAGAGTCATCTTTTACGCCCCTCGAATATTATCCCAGAAATTTTGTCTTGATCCTAAGATTTGGTGACAAGATTTATGTGATTTCTCTGCGACTGGAAGAGTCTCGTGTACACCATccgtttcaaaaataaatatatcaatcctaactacgaatctggatatatgtgtgtttagattcgtagacagagtttgtcttttttttctttacatttATGATTCGATGGAGTATATATGTTCCATTCTTTTGAATTGATGGTTGTCAGGGGGTAAAAACGGTTACATAAATTTCCAACCGACACTCAATTTCAATTTCTACTAACCAATGAAACGGTAACTGATAAAACGAAAATGAAAATGGTATAGGAAACAAATAAACAGGGAAACGATTTTGATGTTATATCAACCATCCAAGATGACTTTATCTAGTACAGGATGAGCGATGGGGAGCGATGGAGTACAGTGCCGCCCTAACCTACAACACGTTCTTTGATACTCCTTGCCATACGCCAAGTTCTTTTCGCACAGCGCTAGTCTCACGAAGTGCAAGTTTTTCCTCTGGCTTGCACTTCAGCGGCGGTGTTGGTCGTTGGATAGCCGATCAAATGTGCAGCCGCGAAATGGACAGTCACACCATGTACCCTATGTGTGCGTAGGAGCTAGAAACGTGTCACCATATCTTTGTAGAGTGCATCCTCATGCGATAAAGTTGGCACAAGTTGCTACCAAAATTGGGTTGGTCTCCCTCTCACCCTGCCGACAAACTTCACTTCAAGTTTAGTGGGAGTCTTCTCACCGGCAACTGCAAGATCACAGTAGGAAGGGGGGTTCGATTTCCTCGCCCTCATTGTTACCTAGCCCCTGTGGCTAAAGAGAAACACTTGCATCTTCGAGGGGATTCTTTTCACGATGGAGACAATGGGTAATCTCATCGAGCTAGGAGGGAAGCTATGGGTTACAGTGATGTCTAATCTCCTAGGAGTTCTTCTTGGCACTTAGACTTATactctttctcctttttccttCTTATTTTCAGGAGTCCAGTTGTCTTTCCTAGTTAGTCTAGTGTACCTTCCCTCCCCCCTCTAACCTCCCATGACCTACTTTAGTAGGTCGAGTTATAAAATATCTTTTTCACTGCTAAAATTCGTTAGTAGGTTCGCGTAGAGGATCTCGGAGTACTCAGGCAGCGCGGAGAGCGGCGCCTGGATGAAGTTGGACGCCGAGAAGTGCACGCCATGCCTCCTCCACGCCGTCGCGGCTGCGGGCGGTAGCATGGGTAACTACTGCACCTGCTACTATTGTTGCTGGACCTGCGCTCCTCGTGGCGCTCGGCACCCTCTTGTTGCTTGCCGTTGGAGGCTTGGACAACCGCCACGCTGGCCTCAGCCTCACCGCGCTTCCGCATGATAGGATGAGAGAGCTAGTCGGTCCAGTTGGAGAATGTTGTCGGCAATGGGGGCAAAGGGTGTGAAGACGAGGAATGATGTGAGAAGAGCGGTGGCGAAGGAGCCTCCATGCCAACGAGCTTCTCCCCGTGCGCGTGCAGTCGGCCGGCTGGCAAGCTCTTCCCTGTGCACTGTCGCCACCGCCCTTGCTCTGTGTTGATGGAAGGTGAGAGAAGATGAAGagttgaaagagagagagaagggaaaggTGAGGTTACGGAGAAGATGGGATGAGGTGGAGGCCGTTGATAAGTGGGTCCCACCTGATGACTTAGCGAGTCAACTAccacgtcagacaaaaccgCCCGTGTAGTCGATTTGCAGCGGGTCTGGAAGTTAGAGGACGggtatacccggttttgcggttgagggatgcgATTCAACCAGGGACATGAGTTAAGGGAGGAATAGTAAACTTATTACTTATGACTCATCACTGTCTATAAGAGCCGAAACACCGGCCTGACGGCCCATGAATCTAGGCCTCATAATGGGCCTAACAAAAATTAGTTTCCCTAATTTTCCAATAACCACTCCTTTTTTTCTTGCTTTACGGGGAGAAATGAGGAAATGACGCATCTGCTGATGTTATACAACCGGCGGCGGGTCGTTCGTACTAGTAGCCACAAAAAAGCGCCTCCATGACCTCAAAGCGTAAACCACTAAACCACGTCTCCCTCCCACATACAGCCACTAATGCGCTTTCCTGAATGTAAAAAATGTTCCTTTCAAAACTCCACCTTTAATTAATTTCGTGATGCAATTTCCTCCCCCCTTAATTATCCTTCTCACTTCGTGTCATGTCACGTCAAAACGAACCCTTTTTAAcgaaccttttttttcttcacaaataCATTTctttgcactttttttttgttagagaGATATGTAATCTCATACACGTCCTTAATTACACGagctggcaaaaaaaaaaaaactggaatcGATGGAAGATGATATGATGAGTGAGCATCAATGTGGATGCATGTATGTATAGCTGCTGGAAGGAAAATAAAGGCGATGCCCTGCACAGcggatggatgcatgcatgccctTTTTCTGAACTGCATCTTCACGAGACATCCTTGAGCAGATTGCCACTTTAATCCTTTCTAGCTTATCTCTAGAGTCAACAGCTAAATccagcgtcgtcgccgtcgtcgtcgtcgactcgtcatcgtcgtcgtcgttgttgttTCAGCTTGCTTCTCAACACTACGAAAGCATCGTCTCCTTTCTTTTGCGCTTTCTTGCCATTTTGTGTCGATCGATCCGCCAAGAAAAGCAGCGGCCGAGCTGACAGGTGAGTGGCATCCATGGTGGATTTGGTAGGGTAGGGTTGGGAGATGGGGATCTGAGCTTTGCTTTTGGATTGTGCGCAAGTACGTACGTGTCGGCGTGGATATACCTTGCTTTGCATCGAGGAGGAGGTGTTTGGTTGATTCCGGCGTGGTGAGCAAtgcgcgtggcgcggcggcgagtggtCGCCGGCGTGTCGCTGCGCCGCCGACGTCCGCCGGCCACCGGCATGCTGTGCGAGTCTTGATCGGTGTCGGTCGAGAGAGAGGGGGTAGCTTGTAGCTCTCATGCTTTCTTGCTTCCggctgccgcggccgccgggcGGGGAGACgaaccaggcggcggcggcgtcggcgtcgccgaggCGGCCGTCGCTGCCGTTCGCGTCGAGCCTGTTCGCggggtcgccgtcgacgtcgggGAAGCAGCCGTGGCTGGCGGACGCGGACGACATGGAGAAGAAGCGGTGGGACAGCATGGAGTCGTGGTCGATGCTGCTGGACACGGCCATGGGGCCCTCCGGCGAGCCGACGTCGAGCCGCgacagcgggcggcgggaggagtgGATGGCCGACCTCTCCCACCTCTTCATCGGCAACAAGTTCGCCTCCGGCGCCAACAGCCGCATCTACCGCGGCATCTACAAgcagcgcgccgtcgccgtcaagaTGGTCCGCATCCCCGAGCGCGACGAGGcccgccgcgccgtcctcgAGGACCAGTTCAACTCCGAGGTCGCCTTCCTCTCCCGCCTCTACCACCCCAACATCGTCCAGGTCAGCTTTCTTTTCCCATACACCCGCCAAGTGTTCGTCCGGTGGCGAGCTTTCTTTTGCCTTACACCACGCCCGCCAAGTGTTCGTCCGGTGGTGGCGAGCTCTCTTTTGCCTTACACCACACCCGCTAAGTGTTCGACCGGTGGCGAGCAGTTCATCGCGGCGTGCAAGAAGCCGCCGGTGTACTGCATCATCACGGAGTACATGTCGCAGGGGACGCTGAGGATGTACCTGAACAAGAAGGACCCATACTCGCTGTCGTCGGAGACGATACTGAAGCTGGCGCTGGACATCTCGCGGGGGATGGAGTACCTGCACGCGCAGGGGGTGATCCACCGGGACCTCAAGTCGCAGAACCTCCTCCTCAACGACGAGATGCGCGTCAAGGTCGCCGACTTCGGCACGTCCTGCCTGGAGACGGCGTGCCAGGCCACCAAGGGCAACAAGGGCACCTACCGATGGATGGCGCCGGAGATGACCAAGGAGAAGCCCTACACCCGCAAGGTCGACGTCTACAGCTTCGGCATCGTCCTCTGGGAGCTCACCACCTGCCTCCTCCCCTTCCAGGGCATGACCCCCGTCCAAGCCGCCTACGCCGCCTCCGAGAAGgtcatcataaaaaattttaccATCTTTGAGAAATGAGATTTGCTCCGATCCAACAAAAAAGTACCTCCAGATACCGGTACCTCACgataccaaatcgtttccgacCGTTGGATCTAGCTAGCAAACGATTTAGTATCGTGAGGTACCgatacctcgaggtactttttgctggaccggagcaaatctcgaAAATGAgaaataccaaaatttttagcgtaaaatttggtatctcaTAGTACTAaaggtatcaaattttacattGGAAAATGTGATACTGTTCGAATCACTTACTTCATAATCACTATCAACCTCTTCTTGGTTTCTTGCTTTGGTTTTCATCAGGATGGATTTCTGAATCATTTCTTTCTTGTTCATGTGATGTTTGTTTGTGAGCAGAATCTGCGGCCGCCGTTGTCGACCTCGTGCTCTCCGGTGCTGAACAACCTGATCAAGAGGTGCTGGTCGGCGAacccggcgaggcggccggagtTCAGCTACATCGTGTCGGTGCTGGAGAAGTACGACCACTGCGTGAAGGAAGGGATGCCGATCATGGCGCACCAGGAGCTCAGGATCTGGAGCTCCTTCGCCAAGATCTTCAGGATGGGCTGCATCACCAACAACTTGTCCATACCGGTGCATGCTTGATTCGATCAAAATACTCACCATACGTATATACTGGAGTAGTATTAATTATACATGTATGTTGAATTAATCTCTGATTAAGATAAACACACATGCTGATGTAACCTTGCTACTCAAGACCTCTGTTTGTGCTTTGCATGACAAGTATCTGAAGTCCGAACTGAATGGCATGAATGATGGACCAAATGTACCTCAAATGTGTAAATTTTTATCTCCCTCTCTTTAAAACCACCCAAAGAATTGATCATCATCACATTGGAACGGTGTACAAGTTAGATCGTCCTCGACGAAAACCTATCTACGACGGGCGGTCATCGACACAGAGACCATAGTACATTTGATCTGAATGTCTGAATATTTTTTGTACATCCACATTGGATGTGTGAATATTGTGCATTCAAGAGAGGAGCTCCCTCAAGCAGATCTGCAGAGTGGAATTGGCGAAGAACCGGTTCACCTTCTCTGTCGGATGGAAGGAGTCCCAGAAGAAGTACTTGTCGGCGTCGGGGCATGTCAGGGGGTTCTTCTCGTTGCAGAGGTAGCTCATCTCGAACATCCCCGTCGCGCAGCACCCCTGCTCTACGTTCTCCAGCCCTGTCATTTGCATCACAGTTTGAGAAACTTTGTCATACATTCTGAAGCTGAATTCAGTGATCTGTTCGTGTGGAAATAAACTGTTCTTGACGTGCATTGTGATGCTGAATTCAGTGAGTTGTTCGTGTGGAAATTAACTGTACTTTGTCGTACATGCAACAGTTCTGAGCATTTTTTTTGTCAGATTTTTCATAGGATTGATTACTGCCACAGATTATCTATTCGATTATgtggataaattaaatgtttcgagaaataaacttaataaatagtttaaaataagTGTTTTAAAAAGCAATGCAGTAAAAAAATGTTCTCAAAGAAATCAAATTTTACCAGCGTACGTGAAACAAATAATCTGCGATAATAATCCGGTGAAGAAGCTGAAAAGAACAGCGCCAAATATATATAGCTCACCAAGTGTGGAAGGATTGTTGATGAGGTTGAGCATGTCGTCGTAGACGGGGACGTAGGCGATCTTGAGGCCGGGGAGCGAGCTCTGGAGGCCGGCGATCATGGCGTTGAGCTTGACGTTGTAGTCCCTGGCCACCTGGTTGTACTCCTCGACGCAGCCGCCGCGGAGGGCGTTGAGCGTGCGCTCCAGCGGCAGGCAGCCGATGGCGCTGAGGCCGGCGAAGGCGACGCGGCGCGCGCCGAGGCGGTGGATGGCGGCGAGGAACCCCGCCGCCTGCGCGACGAGGAAGTCCTCGAACTCGCCCACGGTGAACTGCTTGAACCGCCCCGTGACGAGGAGGAAGTAGTTCTCCAGGAAGTCGTTGGTGCCGATGCTGACGACGTAGAGCGCGTCGCGGAcgatccgccgcgccgccgcgcgcccggcGTGCCGCCGGAGCCGACGCTGGTACTCCTTGAAGTACTCCACCTCCTTCCACAGCGGGATCACTGCCTTCAACCACACAAAGAATGAGTTCACTTGTCATGTCAGTGTTGACCGTTGAGAATTACTATTCCATCCATCTCGGAATATAAAACTTCTAACGTTCAagttttgtcccaaaatataacaacttctttaCCAACATTctctctcaaccaatcacatttttttctatttaattcTATCTACCTTCTTAATACCCGTGTGCTATACCTTCTTAACTTTTTATCATACATTTTACcattcatatttaaaaaaaatacataattataatttgtttttgttatgagttattttatcactcaaagtattttaagcatgatttatattttatacatttacataaaatttttaaataagatgaatagtcaaacatgtgttTAAAAATCAACGGCGACATCTATTAAAAAGGGTGGAGTATTATTTTTGCAATGCAGTTAtgctcattttattttttttttgtgaattttagTCCTATAGATGTCAGAGATTTTTTATTCACTAATATATCAAGATGTCTAATATTTGGCCATGCAGAGCCAGGGGTGTGTTATACTTTTCAGTTATCCAAAAATCTAATGAAATGCAAAGAATGAAGAGAGTTCTTGCAATTTAATCATAGAAGATcttgggctggtttggtttgaggcctaaatttggcttaccaatatttggcaattttaatagtgtttagtgtctatttggtttgaagccaaattttggcatgcctatgaaaatataccatttcaatagttaacttaggctattttagcttcaatccaaataCAACTTTGCCTTCCCAAAATTTgtcatgccaaaacttgccaaaatttggcattgccaaaaattggtaaggccaatttagGTCGCAAACCAAACTGGCCCCTTGAATCCAAATGCGGTCAGTGAATGAAATGTTCTAGAAGCCTaatctctgaagtctgaacattGAACAGTGGTACCAGTCCTTCTGAGTACTAGTAGATGCTGAGGTTCAATGGCTCTGAATCTGTACTGTGCATTGTTCCATTCAATTGGCAGATCACTTCCGGTGGTTGGTAGATCATGGCCCAAATTACTCCTACACAAGAACACCTTTTCTGGGCAACCAAATTTTGTTGAAAAGGGAGAGTTAATTCTAGGAAAACTAGCTGGGCACCACCTTAAATAAGTGCTACATCAGCCAACAACTGTCATCAACTTAGCAATTGTGCCGAGCATAAATGTGTGTCTCTTGAACATATGAACATTGATTTTGGACAGATGAAGGAAATGAAAAAGGGGAAAGGTTGAGAAGGAAAGAAGATGTATGCACATTCAAACGAAAGCTACTCACTAGGTTCAAATGAAGTGATTAATGGAAGTTTTCTGATGAAAAACTGTACCATGATAAATCCAATGCACCGAACATGAGCTCCTCTAGAGCAGGGAAGAACACAGTGATCTTGCTACCGGTAGTTGAACCAACCGTTCGAATAAATCTCAAGAACACCAGAGTTTCTGAAGAATTATAGCCTAGAAAGCATGTGCAGTGGTGCACACACAGCGACTCCAAGCACTAAGTGCAAAAGGTTTTAATGCCCCTACAGTTTGGCACCGGAATGTGCCACCTCGCGGAACTCTAATCCTGAATCAACAACCACCAGACAATAATTTGCACCATCTAATCAGGTTTACAGAAGAACATTCGGCAAGTTCGAATTAGAGACAGTTTGTACACTACCAAATAACCTTGATAAGTTGAGCGCTACCAAATTTGCTAGATAGAGTTGGTACTAGTGTCTAGTGTGTGTAAAGATTGGTATTAAACCAAACATTAATGTGGTTCTgttaaagttgttaaaaaaattgGTAGAACAAAAAATGGCTCCAATCTAAATGAGCCCATTATTTGAAATACTGCCTTCAATTCATGAATTGAAGGAGCCACACCAGGTTAACAAAAATGACCCCTTTTTTTACAAGTTAAATGAGCCCACTTTGAAGTTGACTTAAAAGTTATAGTTTTTAccaatttttgtttggttttgggCAAACCGGTGGAAGGACTTTTcagaggtgtaaagttttggtgtgtcacatcgggtattgtATAGGGTATTGCATGGGATATTCGGGCacgaataaaaaactaattacagagtCTATCAGTAAACCGctagatgaatttattaaacctaattaatctatcattagcaaatgtttactgtatcaccacattgtcaaatcatagagcaattagccttaaaagattcatctcgcaaattagtcgcaatatgtataattagtttttttaacctatatttaatactttatcgCAAGGTGAAGTGGTAAACCTGA
The Oryza sativa Japonica Group chromosome 6, ASM3414082v1 DNA segment above includes these coding regions:
- the LOC9266903 gene encoding uncharacterized membrane protein At1g16860 isoform X2, with product MHKIGSGMYVSGPAPDRGKERRQLSSGSVATPPYTGGDVSRSGELGRMFDIGGAGVSPASSRRSSGPLPRPLPLLPSPASGPLSQLSHSGLLVGPSPPPPPPQTQQSPAGSWRKSSRRREEAAAAPEAARGRARLGVSVACYVAASVAATAGLGAGAFFLVAWHRWEVLSAAGGAVAAVAAAFAWNVRRRDAEAERFFRRLPDTVFDQSDMPIGELVKITGTRTANFYISDRNTGKRFYVRAGEGGKITWMIKQKTDSLDGERKGASRNLKSWMASNDLSCDGTVHVKEGFIREGDTASVIGVLKKHHAYDIVDAPSGVVTTGCQFTRCMFPVHVEGLILVGDEDPDDEVYMV
- the LOC9266903 gene encoding uncharacterized membrane protein At1g16860 isoform X1; protein product: MHKIGSGMYVSGPAPDRGKERRQLSSGSVATPPYTGGDVSRSGELGRMFDIGGAGVSPASSRRSSGPLPRPLPLLPSPASGPLSQLSHSGLLVGPSPPPPPPQTQQSPAGSWRKSSRRREEAAAAPEAARGRARLGVSVACYVAASVAATAGLGAGAFFLVAWHRWEVLSAAGGAVAAVAAAFAWNVRRRDAEAERFFRRLPDTVFDQSDMPIGELVKITGQVTCGHQPLGARFHDAARCIFTSVQLYERRGCCFRWQQTHSETRTANFYISDRNTGKRFYVRAGEGGKITWMIKQKTDSLDGERKGASRNLKSWMASNDLSCDGTVHVKEGFIREGDTASVIGVLKKHHAYDIVDAPSGVVTTGCQFTRCMFPVHVEGLILVGDEDPDDEVYMV
- the LOC4341603 gene encoding serine/threonine/tyrosine-protein kinase HT1, with the translated sequence MLSCFRLPRPPGGETNQAAAASASPRRPSLPFASSLFAGSPSTSGKQPWLADADDMEKKRWDSMESWSMLLDTAMGPSGEPTSSRDSGRREEWMADLSHLFIGNKFASGANSRIYRGIYKQRAVAVKMVRIPERDEARRAVLEDQFNSEVAFLSRLYHPNIVQFIAACKKPPVYCIITEYMSQGTLRMYLNKKDPYSLSSETILKLALDISRGMEYLHAQGVIHRDLKSQNLLLNDEMRVKVADFGTSCLETACQATKGNKGTYRWMAPEMTKEKPYTRKVDVYSFGIVLWELTTCLLPFQGMTPVQAAYAASEKNLRPPLSTSCSPVLNNLIKRCWSANPARRPEFSYIVSVLEKYDHCVKEGMPIMAHQELRIWSSFAKIFRMGCITNNLSIPVHA
- the LOC4341604 gene encoding GDSL esterase/lipase At4g26790, with product MSSSTAALAAAAAASAALLVLAAFAGGVEARERESAWLPAAKKMAAAPKKVAAAAAAKVPAVIVFGDSTVDTGNNNVVATMLKSNFPPYGRDLGAATGRFCNGRLPPDFMSEALGLPPLVPAYLDPAYGIADFARGVCFASAGTGLDNATAGVLAVIPLWKEVEYFKEYQRRLRRHAGRAAARRIVRDALYVVSIGTNDFLENYFLLVTGRFKQFTVGEFEDFLVAQAAGFLAAIHRLGARRVAFAGLSAIGCLPLERTLNALRGGCVEEYNQVARDYNVKLNAMIAGLQSSLPGLKIAYVPVYDDMLNLINNPSTLGLENVEQGCCATGMFEMSYLCNEKNPLTCPDADKYFFWDSFHPTEKVNRFFANSTLQICLRELLS